From the genome of Hyalangium ruber, one region includes:
- a CDS encoding glycosyltransferase: MRILHLLASPFWSGPAENVALLALAQREAGHEVTVAVDRRRTKVDAEEPAVPRFEALGLLDPGELELSVKSPPWSVWRDMRKLRRRSLDVVHAHFSHDHLIARWARPSGAVLIRSVHAPRSIRSTLPRADAYTVPAATEVPRLMGRRVQVLPPLVDPHFCPAENREALRQELGLKGSPLIGMVSTFQPSRRHALGVLAFAQLRQASPEARLVLVGDGALVEPVRQQVRELALEERVTFAGYQQGDAFVRWLQALDEVWILGLGNDWSGRAGAQARACGARVVAVEEGALPSLADVKVEHPTPEAVVAAALSSERAPMRHPTNQRIAEDVLALYERARSAR; this comes from the coding sequence ATGAGAATCCTGCACCTGCTGGCGAGCCCATTCTGGAGCGGGCCTGCGGAGAACGTGGCCTTGCTGGCCCTCGCGCAGCGTGAGGCCGGCCACGAGGTGACGGTAGCGGTCGACAGACGGCGGACGAAGGTAGATGCGGAAGAGCCCGCGGTGCCGAGATTCGAGGCGCTCGGCCTGCTGGACCCGGGAGAACTGGAGCTCTCGGTGAAGTCGCCGCCCTGGTCCGTCTGGCGGGACATGCGCAAACTGCGGAGGCGGAGCCTCGATGTGGTGCATGCGCACTTCAGTCACGACCACCTCATCGCGAGGTGGGCACGGCCCTCGGGAGCAGTGCTGATTCGCTCCGTGCATGCCCCACGCTCGATCCGTTCCACGCTGCCCCGTGCGGACGCATACACGGTGCCTGCGGCCACGGAAGTCCCTCGGCTGATGGGGAGAAGGGTGCAGGTGTTGCCGCCGTTGGTGGATCCCCACTTCTGCCCTGCCGAGAACCGGGAGGCGCTGCGCCAGGAACTGGGGCTGAAGGGTTCGCCGCTCATCGGAATGGTGTCGACGTTCCAGCCCTCGCGCAGGCATGCGCTGGGAGTCTTGGCCTTCGCACAACTCCGCCAGGCATCGCCCGAAGCACGGTTGGTTCTGGTGGGGGACGGGGCGCTGGTGGAGCCTGTTCGCCAACAGGTGCGGGAACTTGCTCTCGAAGAGCGGGTCACCTTCGCGGGTTACCAGCAAGGAGACGCCTTCGTGAGATGGCTGCAAGCGCTCGACGAGGTGTGGATCCTGGGGCTGGGAAACGACTGGAGCGGACGTGCTGGGGCACAGGCCCGAGCCTGCGGAGCGCGGGTCGTGGCGGTGGAGGAAGGCGCATTGCCTTCGTTGGCGGACGTGAAGGTAGAGCACCCCACGCCCGAAGCGGTGGTTGCCGCCGCGTTGTCCTCGGAGCGAGCCCCCATGCGGCACCCCACCAACCAACGCATCGCCGAGGACGTGCTCGCCCTCTACGAGCGAGCGCGGAGCGCGAGGTGA
- the lpxK gene encoding tetraacyldisaccharide 4'-kinase — MSSELAQAKAPDTPTAVERLFYPQAPESWDRRLLLSPVTALAWGYRLGVQIRGSLYDANLLSAERVEGLRIVSVGNVNVGGTGKTPAVLHLAEMLIGAGKKVGILTRGYGRQSKEPLTFIGTDALPSVEEAGDEPLLLARRCPQARLLVGSDRRALARRARDEFGLDVVLLDDGFQHRRLARDEDVVVVDEAVGFGNGQLLPRGPLREPLSALRRATLFWVRAATTPAPHIPPLPGPQVRTRYQPTAWVDPAGTQHPPQALAGAPVLALAGLARPGSFLRTLRQLGADVRDSALFPDHHRFTPQELREVETRAAGQGARVVTTEKDAVRLPPAFAAWKVRLGVEVLEGEALLRRALGLS, encoded by the coding sequence GTGAGCTCCGAACTGGCCCAGGCAAAGGCGCCGGACACACCCACGGCGGTCGAGAGGCTCTTCTATCCGCAGGCTCCCGAGTCCTGGGATCGGCGTCTGCTCCTCTCGCCTGTGACGGCGTTGGCATGGGGTTACAGGCTGGGCGTCCAGATCAGAGGGTCGCTCTACGACGCGAACCTGCTGAGCGCGGAGCGGGTGGAAGGCCTGCGAATCGTCTCGGTGGGAAACGTGAACGTTGGCGGGACGGGCAAGACGCCAGCAGTGCTGCACCTGGCGGAGATGCTGATCGGCGCAGGCAAGAAGGTGGGCATCCTCACGAGAGGCTACGGGCGTCAGAGCAAGGAGCCGCTCACCTTTATAGGGACGGACGCTCTACCCTCCGTCGAAGAGGCGGGGGATGAGCCCTTGTTGCTCGCGCGTCGGTGTCCCCAGGCGCGGTTGCTGGTGGGCTCGGACCGGCGGGCACTGGCACGACGGGCACGGGATGAATTCGGCCTCGACGTGGTGCTGCTGGATGACGGCTTCCAGCACCGGAGGCTGGCGAGGGACGAGGACGTGGTGGTGGTGGACGAGGCAGTGGGCTTCGGAAATGGCCAACTGCTGCCGCGAGGTCCGTTGCGCGAGCCGCTCTCCGCGCTGCGCAGGGCCACGTTGTTCTGGGTCCGTGCCGCGACAACCCCCGCGCCACACATTCCCCCACTTCCGGGGCCGCAGGTCCGGACGCGCTATCAGCCGACGGCCTGGGTGGATCCCGCCGGCACGCAGCATCCACCGCAGGCCCTGGCGGGAGCGCCGGTGCTGGCACTGGCGGGGCTCGCCCGCCCGGGAAGCTTTCTGAGGACGTTGCGGCAACTGGGAGCGGACGTTCGAGACTCGGCGCTCTTCCCGGATCACCATCGCTTCACCCCCCAAGAACTCCGAGAGGTAGAGACCCGCGCGGCGGGACAGGGAGCCCGGGTGGTAACGACGGAAAAGGACGCGGTGCGTCTGCCGCCGGCCTTCGCGGCCTGGAAGGTTCGCCTTGGGGTGGAGGTCCTGGAGGGAGAGGCCCTGCTCCGCCGAGCCCTGGGGCTGAGCTGA